In Salinisphaera sp. LB1, one genomic interval encodes:
- a CDS encoding Gfo/Idh/MocA family protein has protein sequence MANNLRIAVIGTGRMGTDHIKRLTHRIAGADVTGVVDIDAERANTAAALAGDHAKIWDDPHAALASGEYDAFVLTTPGMLHYDVLMDALGKRLPVFCEKPLTADATTARAIVETEAGLGHRLIQVGFMRRYDSGYQRLRAFFEDGSLGTPLMLHCRHRNPDPPPNFTDALMIYDSVVHEIDGVRYFTGEEITEISVRKGRATSSANGRLSDPQQILMRTESGVLVDVEIFVNALFGYQVHTEAVFERGIVDIGNDEGAYVRSAGRWGGEVTPGFEQRFAAAFDTEFQGWVNRLRAGEAPDGPSAWDGYAAAVCCEAGVKAQEGGETIPIELGPKPMLYG, from the coding sequence ATGGCAAACAATCTGCGCATCGCCGTCATCGGCACCGGCCGTATGGGCACCGACCATATCAAGCGCCTCACCCATCGCATCGCCGGCGCGGATGTCACCGGCGTGGTCGATATCGACGCCGAGCGCGCAAACACGGCGGCGGCCCTGGCTGGCGACCACGCGAAAATCTGGGACGATCCGCACGCTGCGCTTGCCAGCGGCGAGTACGACGCCTTCGTGCTCACCACGCCCGGCATGCTGCACTACGACGTGCTTATGGACGCGCTCGGCAAGCGATTGCCGGTATTCTGCGAGAAGCCGTTGACGGCCGATGCCACCACCGCGCGCGCGATCGTGGAGACCGAGGCCGGGCTGGGCCATCGTCTGATCCAGGTCGGTTTCATGCGCCGCTACGATAGCGGGTACCAGCGCCTGCGTGCGTTCTTTGAAGACGGCTCGCTCGGTACGCCGCTCATGCTGCATTGCCGGCATCGCAATCCCGACCCGCCGCCGAATTTCACCGACGCATTGATGATCTACGACTCGGTGGTCCATGAAATCGACGGTGTGCGTTATTTCACCGGCGAAGAGATCACCGAGATCTCGGTACGCAAGGGCCGGGCGACTTCCAGCGCAAACGGCCGTCTATCGGATCCGCAGCAAATACTCATGCGTACCGAGTCGGGCGTTCTGGTCGATGTCGAGATCTTCGTCAACGCGTTGTTCGGCTACCAGGTGCACACCGAGGCCGTATTCGAGCGCGGCATCGTCGATATCGGTAACGACGAGGGTGCGTACGTCCGCTCGGCGGGCCGCTGGGGCGGGGAAGTAACGCCCGGTTTCGAACAGCGCTTCGCGGCGGCCTTCGATACCGAGTTCCAGGGCTGGGTGAATCGTCTGCGCGCCGGCGAGGCCCCGGACGGTCCGAGTGCCTGGGATGGCTATGCCGCGGCGGTCTGCTGCGAGGCGGGTGTAAAGGCGCAGGAGGGCGGCGAGACGATCCCGATCGAACTGGGCCCCAAGCCGATGTTGTATGGCTGA
- a CDS encoding Gfo/Idh/MocA family protein, which yields MSRASINWGVLGAAEIAREHTIPAILAAENSRAYALASRSGVPGELVEHFGFETGYGDYDELLADPAVDAVYLPLPNDRHTEWAIKAARAGKHVLCEKPAALNATQTAEAIAACEAAGVVYMEAMMYPFHAQHARVRELIADGAIGEVRGVHVNFTFNLEKSLSDFRHGTFETGGGSLYDLGCYCIHAIRSLLGEPDRVATIARFAGPRNAEMSAAAVLGYDNGAKAGFDCGMDAVARHAYEVYGTAGTIRVNKAFVPQVDGDGPVEIVDAEGHTSIERVTSFQYPNGIAHFADCVLHTRVPDYAPENVLANMRVLDACIESATTSRLVELEKH from the coding sequence ATGAGCCGAGCTTCGATCAACTGGGGCGTGCTCGGGGCGGCCGAAATTGCCCGCGAGCACACGATCCCGGCGATCCTGGCGGCCGAGAACAGCCGCGCGTATGCGCTCGCCAGCCGCAGCGGTGTGCCGGGTGAACTGGTCGAGCACTTCGGCTTCGAGACCGGATACGGCGATTACGACGAACTGCTGGCGGATCCGGCGGTAGACGCGGTGTATTTGCCGCTGCCCAACGATCGCCACACCGAATGGGCAATCAAGGCGGCGCGCGCCGGCAAGCATGTGCTGTGCGAGAAGCCCGCCGCGCTGAACGCGACCCAGACCGCCGAGGCGATCGCGGCCTGTGAGGCGGCCGGCGTGGTGTATATGGAAGCCATGATGTACCCGTTCCATGCCCAGCACGCGCGTGTGCGGGAATTGATTGCGGACGGCGCGATCGGTGAGGTTCGCGGCGTGCACGTCAATTTCACATTCAATCTGGAAAAGAGCCTATCGGACTTTCGCCACGGCACGTTCGAGACCGGCGGTGGCAGCCTCTACGATCTCGGCTGCTACTGCATCCACGCGATCCGCAGCCTGCTCGGCGAGCCGGACCGGGTCGCGACGATCGCGCGTTTTGCCGGGCCCCGGAACGCGGAGATGTCCGCGGCGGCCGTGCTCGGTTACGACAACGGCGCCAAGGCCGGCTTCGACTGCGGCATGGATGCCGTGGCCCGGCATGCCTACGAGGTTTATGGCACGGCCGGCACGATTCGCGTGAACAAGGCCTTCGTGCCGCAGGTCGACGGCGACGGCCCGGTCGAGATTGTGGATGCCGAGGGCCATACAAGCATCGAACGGGTGACGTCGTTTCAATACCCCAACGGCATTGCCCACTTCGCCGATTGTGTGCTGCACACACGTGTCCCCGATTACGCACCCGAAAACGTGCTCGCCAATATGCGGGTGCTGGACGCCTGCATCGAATCGGCGACCACGTCCCGCCTTGTTGAACTGGAGAAACATTAA
- the iolG gene encoding inositol 2-dehydrogenase, translating to MPDRIMNLAIIGAGRIAQVHAAAADRDPRIALVYVSDIRAEAADALAQAYGAQSVDVDAIFDDAQIDAVLIASSTATHAEFLERAARAGKAVLCEKPIALDIERTKAAVDVVNANPVACALGFNRRHDPQFAALKQAMDAGRIGRLETLTIISRDPAPPPIDYIKGSGGLFFDMMIHDFDVARWLLDESIVSVFASGSVMVDPAIGEAGDIDTAMVVLSTESGRLCHIQNSRRTAYGYDQRIEAFGSDGMLQAVNETETRLRYTGKAGQLDEPPKHFFLERYGIAYGRELGDLYDAWSAGSAPKATHEDGYQSLRLAAAATQSLAEGRTVVMSEIG from the coding sequence ATGCCCGACCGGATCATGAACCTGGCCATCATCGGCGCCGGGCGAATCGCCCAGGTGCACGCCGCCGCGGCCGACCGCGATCCCCGGATCGCACTCGTCTACGTGTCGGATATCCGGGCCGAGGCCGCGGATGCGCTCGCCCAAGCCTACGGTGCACAAAGCGTGGATGTGGACGCGATCTTCGACGACGCGCAGATCGACGCCGTGCTCATCGCCTCGTCGACCGCGACCCACGCCGAATTTCTCGAGCGAGCCGCCAGGGCGGGCAAGGCCGTACTCTGCGAAAAACCCATCGCGCTGGATATCGAGCGCACGAAAGCCGCAGTCGACGTCGTCAACGCGAATCCGGTGGCCTGTGCGCTCGGATTCAATCGACGCCACGATCCGCAGTTCGCCGCACTCAAGCAAGCGATGGACGCTGGCCGGATCGGCCGGCTGGAGACGCTGACCATCATCAGCCGCGATCCGGCGCCGCCGCCCATCGATTACATCAAGGGTTCCGGCGGGCTGTTCTTCGACATGATGATTCACGATTTCGACGTGGCGCGCTGGTTGCTCGACGAGTCCATTGTTTCGGTGTTCGCCAGCGGCAGCGTAATGGTCGATCCGGCGATCGGCGAGGCCGGCGATATCGACACCGCCATGGTGGTGCTGAGCACCGAGTCGGGCCGGTTGTGTCATATCCAGAATTCGCGCCGCACGGCCTACGGCTACGACCAGCGCATCGAGGCCTTTGGCAGCGACGGCATGCTGCAGGCGGTCAACGAAACCGAAACCCGACTGCGCTACACCGGCAAGGCTGGCCAGCTCGATGAGCCGCCGAAGCACTTCTTCCTTGAACGCTACGGCATCGCCTACGGCCGCGAACTGGGCGATCTGTACGACGCCTGGAGCGCCGGCAGCGCGCCCAAGGCGACTCACGAAGACGGCTATCAGTCGTTGCGTCTGGCGGCGGCCGCGACCCAGTCGCTCGCCGAGGGGCGCACCGTGGTAATGAGCGAGATCGGCTAG